In Capsicum annuum cultivar UCD-10X-F1 chromosome 7, UCD10Xv1.1, whole genome shotgun sequence, one genomic interval encodes:
- the LOC107852978 gene encoding oxysterol-binding protein-related protein 4B yields MHHSYISGQRHQVREGEVGPKVVLTAPLSLEEESDDAHYRAPNLIQRILSLFTSVRTGSDLTRIQLPPLFNLPKSQLQCYGESVYCINNDMLSKCGEGESSLERLASVVGWSISTLRPLMFGVAPYNPILGETHHVSRASLNVLLEQVSHHPPVTVLYATDEKENIEMIWCHNPVPKFYGTKIETEVHGKKELKLLNRQETYVMNSPMLVIRLLPFPGVDWVGNVTIKCEETDLQADLYYRGSSFLSNRGNRSIKGKIFVPSTSKTICEINGHWDRTVTTKDITTGKVSEIYNAKEALSGMTTPTVKDPKIVKPFESTVVWAEVSQAILSRNWVKAKQAKTIVEETERELAKERKSKSEIWVPKHFTVSYSKESGWAPTPNERWVPPAPIIVPT; encoded by the exons ATGCATCACTCTTACATCTCCGGGCAAAGACATCAA GTTAGAGAAGGAGAGGTGGGGCCAAAGGTTGTTCTAACAGCACCCTTATCATTGGAGGAGGAATCAGATGATGCTCATTACAGAGCACCTAATCTGATCCAACGCATTTTAAGCCTTTTCACCAGTGTACGGACAGGATCTGATCTCACCCGCATTCAG CTACCTCCATTATTCAACCTCCCAAAATCACAGCTGCAATGTTATGGGGAGTCAGTGTATTGCATCAACAATGACATGTTAAGTAAGTGTGGGGAAGGGGAGAGTTCACTTGAAAGATTGGCATCAGTAGTGGGTTGGAGCATATCCACTTTAAGGCCTTTAATGTTTGGTGTGGCTCCTTATAATCCTATTCTTGGTGAGACTCACCATGTCTCTAGAGCTTCTCTCAATGTGCTCTTGGAACAG gtcTCCCACCATCCACCAGTGACTGTTCTTTATGCAACTGATGAGAAAGAGAATATTGAAATGATATGGTGCCATAATCCTGTCCCAAAGTTCTATG GTACAAAAATAGAAACTGAGGTGCATGGGAAAAAGGAGTTGAAGCTTCTAAATAGGCAGGAAACTTATGTAATGAACTCACCAATGCTAGTGATTAGGCTTCTCCCATTTCCTGGTGTTGATTGGGTTGGAAATGTAACAATTAAGTGTGAAGAAACTGATCTTCAAGCTGATTTATATTACAGAGGAAGTTCTTTCTTAAGCAACAGAGGAAATAGATCTATTAAAGGCAAGATCTTTGTGCCTTCAACATCAAAGACCATTTGTGAGATCAATGGTCATTGGGATAG AACTGTGACCACTAAGGATATTACTACAGGAAAAGTGAGTGAGATTTACAATGCAAAGGAAGCACTGTCTGGAATGACGACTCCTACTGTGAAAGATCCAAAG ATTGTAAAGCCATTTGAATCAACAGTTGTATGGGCAGAAGTAAGTCAAGCAATCCTAAGTAGAAATTGGGTTAAAGCAAAGCAAGCAAAGACAATAGTAGAAGAAACAGAAAGAGAACTTGCAAAAGAAAGGAAATCCAAATCTGAAATTTGGGTTCCAAAACATTTTACAGTATCATATAGCAAGGAGTCAGGGTGGGCGCCCACACCCAATGAGAGGTGGGTCCCTCCAGCTCCTATAATTGTTCCTACTTGA